From Lytechinus pictus isolate F3 Inbred chromosome 6, Lp3.0, whole genome shotgun sequence, the proteins below share one genomic window:
- the LOC135154533 gene encoding zinc finger protein 721-like, with protein sequence MTSGSNINPPMFTQHLQGIKIEIKEESDDEDDYESRGLEVGPPMFMQHLQEIKIKIKEESDDEDEYNKSRESPCSTMDDQQDSHQNENEIHEEILKPYTIKFETDSDDDGNTIDDAYHMRMNDLLGLKGFERDIQTLTNPTTSGHQGTQSGDPNTQSCDQKAEHTLTELASEGDKNTEQSGDQKTEQSLTEGASGLDHTANQLGDLNTQSCDLKIEHTLTEVASGVDQTTKQSDDLNTQLGDQKTEYTLTEVAPGSNQNQLRVGGADGNIKSLPDSGIYSSKYRGSPYAIPLILARHLDYQHGISSIYMPADASEEHILTFPNEGIQEPLSNDEVEEPYACDQGDKELNQVGDHVGDAPNSKASDKDHVCHQCGKAFNQSGELTRHKLIHTGEKPYVCDQCGQAFSRNYLKIIHKRIHTGEKPYVCDQCHKAFSNRYALSIHIGIHTGEKPYVCDQCGKTFSQSRHLITHKNIHTPKHIHTPEKLYTCDQCGKAFNKKCNLTAHKRIHTGEKPYVCDQCGKAFSQSTHLSRHKHIHTPKHIHTPDKLYTCDQCGKAFNQKGNLTAHKHIHTGEKPYVCNQCGEAFHQKGNLKVHKRIHTGEKPYVCDQCGKTFSQSRHLITHKNIHTPKHIHTHEKLYTCDQCGKAFNQKCNLTAHKLIHTGEKPYVCDQCGKAFSQSTHLSRHKHVHTHKHIHTPDKLYTCDQCGKAFNQKGNLTAHKRVHTGEKPYVCNQCGEAFHQKGNLKVHKRIHTGEKPYVCDQCGKTFSQSRHLITHKNIHTPKHIHTHEKLYTCDQCGKAFNQKCNLTAHKLIHTGEKPYVCDQCGKAFSQSTHLSRHKHVHTHKHIHTPDKLYTCDQCGKAFNQKGNLTAHKRVHTGEKPYVCNQCGEAFHQKGNLKVHKRIHTGEKPYVCDQCGKTFSQSRHLITHKNIHTPKHIHTHEKLYTCDQCGKAFNKKSILKGHKRIHTGEKPFVCGQCGQAFNRECNLKVHKQLHTGEKPYVCDQCGQAFNRNDHLKIHRRKHTGEKPYVCDQCGKAYYESSGLRKHKHIHDEKPYVCNQCGEAFNTSSDLKIHRRIHTTEKPFVCDQCGKGFSFEKRLTRHKQIHTRERQDKQYECDQCGKAFNLKGNLKVHKRIHTGEKPYVCDQCGKAFNQSTALSAHKHIHKPKHIHTPKHIHTHEKLYTCDQCGKAFDKKSILKAHKRIHTGEKPFVCDQCGQAFNQECNLKVHKRLHTGEKPYECDQCGKAFNLKGNLKVHKRIHTGEKPYVCDQCGKAFNQSTALSTHKHIHTPKHIHTPKHIHTPKHIHTPKHIHTPKHIHTPKHIHTHEKLYTCDQCGEAFNRKSNLKAHNRIHTGEKPFVCDQCGQAFNRNYHLKIHRRKHTGKKPYVCDQCGKAYHESSGLKKHKHIHGEKPYVCNQCGKAFNQKGNLTVHKRIHTGEKPYVCDQCGKAFNQSGSLSIHKHIHKPKHIHTG encoded by the exons GGTCAAACATCAATCCACCAATGTTCACGCAACATCTGCAAGGAATAAAGATAGAGATCAAAGAGGaaagtgatgatgaggatgattacgAGTCAAGAG GATTGGAGGTCGGTCCACCGATGTTCATGCAACATCTgcaagaaataaagataaagatCAAAGAGGaaagtgatgatgaggatgagtaCAACAAGTCAAGAG aATCACCCTGTTCAACAATGGATGATCAGCAGGACAGccatcaaaatgaaaatgagatacATGAAGAGATTCTAAAACCG TATACTATCAAATTTGAGACTGACtctgatgatgatggcaatacAATAGATGATGCGTACCATATGCGAATGAATGATCTCCTTGGATTGAAAGGCTTTGAAAGAGACATCCAAACACTAACTAATCCAACAACATCAGGTCATCAGGGGACTCAGTCAGGTGATCCCAACACTCAATCATGTGACCAGAAGGCAGAACACACGTTGACAGAGTTAGCTTCGGAAGGTGACAAGAATACCGAGCAATCGGGTGATCAGAAGACAGAACAAAGTTTGACAGAAGGAGCTTCGGGACTTGACCATACTGCCAACCAATTGGGTGATCTCAACACTCAGTCATGTGATCTAAAGATAGAACACACTTTGACAGAAGTAGCTTCAGGGGTCGATCAGACCACCAAGCAATCAGACGATCTCAACACTCAATTAGGTGATCAGAAGACAGAATACACTTTGACAGAAGTAGCTCCAGGAAGCAACCAGAATCAACTGCGAGTTGGAGGAGCTGATGGAAATATTAAATCTCTCCCAG ATTCTGGAATCTATAGCAGCAAATACCGTGGATCACCATATGCTATTCCTCTCATCTTAGCAAGGCATCTCGACTACCAACATGGAATAAGCAGTATATACATGCCTGCAGATGCATCAGAAGAACATATTTTGACATTCCCTAATGAAGGAATACAAGAACCTTTGAGCAATGATGAAGTTGAGGAGCCATATGCCTGTGATCAGGGTGATAAAGAACTCAATCAAGTTGGTGATCATGTTGGAGATGCGCCGAATAGCAAAGCAAGTGATAAAGACCATGTATGccatcaatgtggtaaggcatttaatcaATCTGGTGAACTCACAAGACATAAACTAATCCATACTGGTGAGAAACCCTATGTATGTGACCAGTGTGGTCAAGCATTTAGTCGTAATtatctcaaaataatacataaacgTATCCACACAGGTGAGAagccctatgtatgtgatcaatgtcATAAGGCATTTAGCAATCGTTATGCTCTCTCCATACATATAGgaatccatacaggtgagaaaccttatgtatgtgatcaatgtggtaagacATTTAGTCAATCACGTCACCTCATTACACATAAAAATATCCATACACCTAAACATATCCATACACCTGAGAAGCTCTATACGTGTGATCAATGTGGCAAGGCCtttaataaaaaatgcaatctCACAGCACATAAGCgtatccatacaggtgagaaaccttatgtatgtgatcaatgtggtaaggcatttagtcAATCAACACACCTCAGTAGACATAAACATATCCATACACCTAAACATATCCATACACCTGACAAGCTCTATACGTGTGATCAATgtggcaaggcatttaatcagAAAGGCAATCTCACAGCACATAAGCATATCCATACAGGTGAAAAACCTTATGTATGTAATCAATGTGGTGAGGCATTTCATCAGAAAGGCAATCTCAAAGTACATAAGCgtatccatacaggtgagaaaccttatgtatgtgatcaatgtggtaagacATTTAGTCAATCACGTCACCTCATTACACATAAAAATATCCATACACCTAAACATATCCATACACATGAGAAGCTCTATacatgtgatcaatgtggtaaggcctTTAATCAAAAATGCAATCTCACAGCACATAAGCTtatccatacaggtgagaaaccttatgtatgtgatcaatgtggtaaggcatttagtcAATCAACACACCTCAGTAGACATAAACATGTccatacacataaacatatccATACACCTGACAAGCTCTATACGTGTGATCAATgtggcaaggcatttaatcagAAAGGCAATCTCACAGCACATAAGCGTGTCCATACAGGTGAAAAACCTTATGTATGTAATCAATGTGGTGAGGCATTTCATCAGAAAGGCAATCTCAAAGTACATAAGCgtatccatacaggtgagaaaccttatgtatgtgatcaatgtggtaagacATTTAGTCAATCACGTCACCTCATTACACATAAAAATATCCATACACCTAAACATATCCATACACATGAGAAGCTCTATacatgtgatcaatgtggtaaggcctTTAATCAAAAATGCAATCTCACAGCACATAAGCTtatccatacaggtgagaaaccttatgtatgtgatcaatgtggtaaggcatttagtcAATCAACACACCTCAGTAGACATAAACATGTccatacacataaacatatccATACACCTGACAAGCTCTATACGTGTGATCAATgtggcaaggcatttaatcagAAAGGCAATCTCACAGCACATAAGCGTGTCCATACAGGTGAAAAACCTTATGTATGTAATCAATGTGGTGAGGCATTTCATCAGAAAGGCAATCTCAAAGTACATAAGCgtatccatacaggtgagaaaccttatgtatgtgatcaatgtggtaagacATTTAGTCAATCACGTCACCTCATTACACATAAAAATATCCATACACCTAAACATATCCATACACATGAGAAGCTCTATacatgtgatcaatgtggtaaggcgtTTAATAAGAAAAGCATTCTCAAAGGACATAAGCGTATtcatacaggtgagaagccgTTTGTATGTGGTCAGTGTGGTCAAGCGTTTAATCGGGAATGTAATCTAAAAGTGCATAAACAActccatacaggtgagaagccctatgtatgtgatcagtGTGGTCAAGCGTTTAATCGTAATGATCATCTCAAAATACATAGACGTAAgcatacaggtgagaagccctatgtatgtgatcaatgtggaAAGGCATATTATGAATCCAGTGGTCTGAGAAAACATAAACATATCCATGATGAGAAGCCCTATGTATGTAATCAATGTGGTGAGGCATTCAATACATCTAGTGATCTCAAAATACATAGACGTATCCACACAACTGAGAAACCCTTTGtatgtgatcagtgtggtaaAGGGTTTAGTTTTGAAAAACGTCTCACGAGGCATAAACAGATCCATACACGTGAGAGGCAAGACAAGCAATATGAATGTGATCAATGTGGCAAGGCGTTTAATCTGAAAGGCAATCTCAAAGTACATAAGCgtatccatacaggtgagaaaccttatgtatgtgatcaatgtggtaaggcatttaatcaATCAACAGCCCTCAGTGCACATAAACATATCCATAAACCCAAACATATCCATACACCTAAACATATCCATACACATGAGAAGCTATATacatgtgatcaatgtggtaaggcgtTTGATAAGAAAAGCATTCTCAAAGCACATAAGCGTATtcatacaggtgagaagccgTTTGTATGTGATCAGTGTGGTCAAGCATTTAATCAGGAATGTAATCTAAAAGTGCATAAACGActccatacaggtgagaagccctaTGAATGTGATCAATGTGGCAAGGCGTTTAATCTGAAAGGCAATCTCAAAGTACATAAGCgtatccatacaggtgagaaaccttatgtatgtgatcaatgtggtaaggcatttaatcaATCAACAGCCCTCAGTACACATAAACATATCCATACACCTAAACATATCCATACACCCAAACATATCCATACACCTAAACATATCCATACACCCAAACATATCCATACACCCAAACATATCCATACACCTAAACATATCCATACACATGAGAAGCTCTATacatgtgatcaatgtggtgaGGCGTTTAATAGGAAAAGCAATCTCAAAGCACATAATCgtatccatacaggtgagaagccgTTTGTATGTGATCAGTGTGGTCAAGCATTTAATCGTAATTATCATCTCAAAATACATAGACGTAAGCATACAGGTAAGAagccctatgtatgtgatcaatgtggaAAGGCATATCATGAATCCAGtggtttaaaaaaacataaacatatcCATGGTGAGAAGCCCTATGTATGTAATCAATGTGGCAAGGCCTTTAATCAGAAAGGCAATCTCACAGTACATAAGCgtatccatacaggtgagaaaccTTATgtgtgtgatcaatgtggtaaggcatttaatcaATCTGGTTCCCTCAGTATACATAAACATATCCATAAACCTAAACATATCCATACAGGTTAG